The following proteins are encoded in a genomic region of Populus nigra chromosome 16, ddPopNigr1.1, whole genome shotgun sequence:
- the LOC133676147 gene encoding uncharacterized protein LOC133676147 isoform X1 has translation MEETSSVDVILDFLKKNRFTRAEAALRSELGNLPDLNGFLQKLALEDKNSGKVVEEENGGKLTCHPQGSGPQLSGEISKELIVKEIECGVDRNGTESKWKNSASAGERGGKNNEAIDSEDTVLGLYSWNFNPSNGPSNPYKNDVGTSTSNFSARAKAKSGEEFILTGEKKSSWLGSNSTSDANAESKYNKIETNELKELDWQLKTTVAFSAGNPWSQNEEPANSSSDLWKDCSVKTVFPFPKGEALTSYDDTITNSDKRDGKKKAGTSDLRAAIKEQVDEVGRTLFFGKSQESTEQKNLSGLGFSLVSDIPKEEYPRLPPVKLKSEDKPSINWQETFERDGPSSKVISADNSYLIGSYLDVPVGQEINSSGGKRIAGGSWLSVSQGIAEDASDLVSGFATVGDGLSESIDYQNEYWDSDEYDDDDDVGYMRQPIEDEAWFLAHEIDYPSDNEKGAGHGSVPDPQDRVPTKDEDDDQSFAEEDSYFSGEQIFQAKTVEPVTASDDPIGLSVTEMYGTNNGSDLISQYDGQLMDEEELSLMRAEPVWQGFVTQTNELIMIGDGKVLNECGRPQLDDICMDDDQHGSVRSIGVGINSDAADIGSEIRESLVGGSSEGDVEYFRDHDTGVGGSRSSHHVSDKKYVDKQNRDKKKLNKYVVGSDQDMHAKGRSHADGGFSFPPPLRNEQLLQAGSSKSLWSDNCNAVVSEETNDHLNALTGPDDTWRRKSCDSSTVKSSRDENNTNAVRSANSSPSSLSNYGYTEPEHAMKERDEKIGGVREEDPVASLEDEEAAAVQEQVRQIKVQEEEFETFNLKIVHRKNRTGFEEDKNFHVVLNSVIAGRYHVTEYLGSAAFSKAIQAHDLHTGMDVCVKIIKNNKDFFDQSLDEIKLLKYVNKHDHADKYHILRLYDYFYYREHLLIVCELLKANLYEFHKFNRESGGEVYFTMPRLQSITTQCLEALQFLHGLGLIHCDLKPENILVKSYSRCEVKVIDLGSSCFETDHLCSYVQSRSYRAPEVILGHPYDKKIDVWSLGCILAELCTGNVLFQNDSPATLLARVIGIIGPIDQSMLAKGRDTYKYFSKNHMLYERNQDTSRLEYLIPKKTSLRHRLPMGDQGFIDFVSHLLEVNPKKRPSASEALKHPWLSYPYEPISA, from the exons ATGGAGGAGACAAGCTCAGTTGATGTGATTCTGGACTTTCTGAAGAAAAATCGCTTCACAAGAGCAGAGGCAGCATTGCGCAGTGAGCTTGGTAACCTCCCTGATCTGAATGGATTCCTTCAAAAACTTGCCCTTGAAGATAAGAACTCGGGGAAGGTGGTGGAAGAAGAGAATGGGGGCAAATTAACCTGTCATCCTCAGGGGTCAGGTCCTCAACTAAGTGGTGAAATTTCTAAGGAACTTATTGTGAAAGAAATAGAGTGTGGGGTGGATAGAAATGGGACTGAAAGCAAATGGAAAAACTCTGCTTCTGCTGGGGAACGGGGTGGTAAAAATAATGAAGCAATTGATTCAGAGGATACCGTGCTTGGTTTGTATTCATGGAACTTTAATCCAAGCAATGGTCCGTCTAATCCATACAAGAATGATGTTGGTACTAGCACCAGTAACTTCTCTGCTAGAGCAAAAGCCAAATCTGGAGAAGAGTTTATCTTAACTGGTGAAAAGAAAAGTTCATGGCTTGGAAGCAATAGTACCAGTGATGCCAATGCAGAATCCAAGTATAACAAAATTGAAACGAATGAATTGAAGGAACTTGATTGGCAACTTAAAACTACCGTTGCATTCTCTGCGGGTAACCCATGGTCTCAGAATGAGGAACCCGCAAATTCTTCCTCAGACCTGTGGAAAGATTGTTCTGTCAAGACTGTTTTTCCATTCCCCAAGGGGGAGGCATTGACCAGTTATGATGATACTATTACAAATTCGGACAAAAGAGATGGAAAGAAGAAAGCAGGTACAAGTGATCTTAGGGCAGCTATCAAAGAACAGGTGGATGAGGTTGGAAGAACTTTGTTCTTTGGAAAGTCTCAAGAGAGCACAGAGCAGAAGAATTTAAGTGGCTTAGGGTTTTCACTTGTATCTGATATTCCAAAGGAAGAATATCCTAGGCTTCCACCAGTTAAACTCAAGTCGGAGGATAAGCCATCAATCAATTGGCAGGAAACGTTTGAGCGTGATGGGCCAAGTTCAAAGGTCATCAGTGCTGATAATAGCTACCTTATAGGTTCCTATCTCGATGTTCCTGTCGGACAAGAAATCAATTCTTCAG GTGGAAAAAGGATTGCAGGAGGCAGCTGGCTATCTGTAAGTCAGGGAATTGCTGAGGATGCATCTGATCTAGTTTCTGGTTTTGCTACTGTTGGTGATGGATTAAGTGAATCTATTGATTATCAAAATGAGTATTGGGATTCTGATGAAtatgatgacgatgatgatgtTGGATATATGAGACAACCTATTGAGGACGAGGCCTGGTTTCTGGCACATGAAATTGATTACCCAAGTGACAATGAAAAGGGTGCTGGGCATGGGAGCGTTCCAGACCCCCAGGATAGAGTTCCAACCAAAGATGAAGACGATGATCAATCTTTTGCCGAGGAGGATTCTTACTTCTCTGGCGAGCAGATATTTCAAGCAAAAACTGTTGAACCAGTCACAGCATCAGATGATCCTATAGGGTTATCAGTGACAGAAATGTATGGGACGAATAATGGGAGTGATTTAATTTCGCAATATGATGGGCAGTTGATGGATGAAGAAGAACTAAGTTTGATGCGAGCAGAACCTGTCTGGCAGGGGTTTGTCACACAGACAAATGAACTCATCATGATAGGAGATGGGAAGGTTTTGAATGAGTGTGGAAGGCCACAGTTAGATGATATTTGTATGGATGACGATCAACATGGTTCAGTTAGATCGATTGGTGTGGGAATCAACAGTGATGCTGCTGATATTGGAAGTGAAATTCGGGAAAGTTTGGTTGGAGGCAGTAGTGAAGGGGATGTAGAGTACTTCCGTGATCATGACACTGGAGTTGGGGGATCTAGATCTTCTCACCATGTCTCAGACAAGAAATATGTTGATAAACAAAACAGGGACAAGAAGAAACTTAATAAATATGTGGTTGGAAGTGACCAAGACATGCATGCTAAAGGTAGAAGTCATGCAGATGGTGGGTTTTCATTTCCCCCACCACTGAGGAATGAACAGTTGTTGCAGGCAGGCTCTAGTAAATCTTTATGGTCAGACAACTGCAATGCGGTTGTCAGTGAAGAAACAAATGATCACTTGAATGCTTTGACAGGGCCTGATGACACATGGCGGCGGAAAAGCTGTGATTCCTCAACTGTTAAAAGTTCTAGGGatgaaaataatacaaatgCTGTGAGATCAGCAAATTCTAGTCCATCTTCTCTCTCAAATTATGGTTATACAGAACCAGAGCATGCCATGAAAGAAAGAGATgagaagattggtggtgtgagGGAAGAAGATCCTGTGGCATCCTTGGAGGATGAAGAAGCTGCTGCTGTTCAAGAGCAAGTAAGGCAAATCAAGGTTCAGGAGGAGGAATTTGAAACTTTCAACCTTAAGATTGTGCATAGGAAAAACCG AACTGGCTTTGAGGAGGACAAGAACTTCCATGTTGTGTTGAATTCTGTAATTGCTGGTCGTTATCATGTTACTGAGTATCTTGGCTCAGCTGCTTTTAGTAAAGCTATACAAGCACATGATCTGCACACAGGCATGGATGTTTgtgtgaaaattataaaaaacaacaaggaCTTCTTTGATCAAAGTCTTGATGAGATAAAGCTTTTAAAGTATGTCAACAAGCATGATCATGCTGACAAGTACCACATTCTCAGATTGTATGATTATTTCTACTACCGA GAGCATTTGTTAATCGTATGTGAGCTTCTCAAGGCAAACCTATATGAATTCCATAAGTTCAATAGAGAATCAGGAGGGGAGGTATACTTCACAATGCCTAGATTGCAG TCAATTACCACTCAATGTTTGGAGGCACTTCAGTTTTTGCATGGCCTTGGTCTTATACACTGTGATTTAAAACCCGAGAATATATTGGTGAAAAGCTATAGTAGATGTGAGGTGAAAGTCATTGATCTCGGGAGTAGCTGTTTTGAGACAGATCATCTGTGCTCCTATGTTCAATCCAGGTCATATCGTGCACCAGAAGTTATCCTAGGACATCCATATGATAAGAAGATAGATGTTTGGTCACTTGGCTGCATTTTGGCAGAACTTTGCACTGGAAAT GTCCTGTTCCAAAACGATTCACCAGCAACGTTATTGGCACGAGTTATTGGAATTATAGGTCCCATTGATCAAAGCATGCTAGCTAAAGGACGAGATACATACAAGTATTTTTCCAAGAATCACATGCTTTATGAGCGGAATCAG GATACTAGCAGACTGGAATACCTGATTCCAAAAAAGACATCCTTGAGGCACCGATTGCCAATGGGGGACCAAGGCTTCATTGACTTTGTTTCTCATTTGCTTGAAGTAAACCCAAAGAAACGCCCTTCTGCATCCGAGGCTCTGAAGCACCCTTGGCTATCATACCCTTATGAACCCATATCAGCTTGA
- the LOC133676147 gene encoding uncharacterized protein LOC133676147 isoform X2 yields the protein MEETSSVDVILDFLKKNRFTRAEAALRSELGNLPDLNGFLQKLALEDKNSGKVVEEENGGKLTCHPQGSGPQLSGEISKELIVKEIECGVDRNGTESKWKNSASAGERGGKNNEAIDSEDTVLGLYSWNFNPSNGPSNPYKNDVGTSTSNFSARAKAKSGEEFILTGEKKSSWLGSNSTSDANAESKYNKIETNELKELDWQLKTTVAFSAGNPWSQNEEPANSSSDLWKDCSVKTVFPFPKGEALTSYDDTITNSDKRDGKKKAGTSDLRAAIKEQVDEVGRTLFFGKSQESTEQKNLSGLGFSLVSDIPKEEYPRLPPVKLKSEDKPSINWQETFERDGPSSKVISADNSYLIGSYLDVPVGQEINSSGGKRIAGGSWLSVSQGIAEDASDLVSGFATVGDGLSESIDYQNEYWDSDEYDDDDDVGYMRQPIEDEAWFLAHEIDYPSDNEKGAGHGSVPDPQDRVPTKDEDDDQSFAEEDSYFSGEQIFQAKTVEPVTASDDPIGLSVTEMYGTNNGSDLISQYDGQLMDEEELSLMRAEPVWQGFVTQTNELIMIGDGKVLNECGRPQLDDICMDDDQHGSVRSIGVGINSDAADIGSEIRESLVGGSSEGDVEYFRDHDTGVGGSRSSHHVSDKKYVDKQNRDKKKLNKYVVGSDQDMHAKGRSHADGGFSFPPPLRNEQLLQAGSSKSLWSDNCNAVVSEETNDHLNALTGPDDTWRRKSCDSSTVKSSRDENNTNAVRSANSSPSSLSNYGYTEPEHAMKERDEKIGGVREEDPVASLEDEEAAAVQEQVRQIKVQEEEFETFNLKIVHRKNRTGFEEDKNFHVVLNSVIAGRYHVTEYLGSAAFSKAIQAHDLHTGMDVCVKIIKNNKDFFDQSLDEIKLLKYVNKHDHADKYHILRLYDYFYYREHLLIVCELLKANLYEFHKFNRESGGEVYFTMPRLQSITTQCLEALQFLHGLGLIHCDLKPENILVKSYSRCEVKVIDLGSSCFETDHLCSYVQSRSYRAPEVILGHPYDKKIDVWSLGCILAELCTGNFGYPTVTLVPIG from the exons ATGGAGGAGACAAGCTCAGTTGATGTGATTCTGGACTTTCTGAAGAAAAATCGCTTCACAAGAGCAGAGGCAGCATTGCGCAGTGAGCTTGGTAACCTCCCTGATCTGAATGGATTCCTTCAAAAACTTGCCCTTGAAGATAAGAACTCGGGGAAGGTGGTGGAAGAAGAGAATGGGGGCAAATTAACCTGTCATCCTCAGGGGTCAGGTCCTCAACTAAGTGGTGAAATTTCTAAGGAACTTATTGTGAAAGAAATAGAGTGTGGGGTGGATAGAAATGGGACTGAAAGCAAATGGAAAAACTCTGCTTCTGCTGGGGAACGGGGTGGTAAAAATAATGAAGCAATTGATTCAGAGGATACCGTGCTTGGTTTGTATTCATGGAACTTTAATCCAAGCAATGGTCCGTCTAATCCATACAAGAATGATGTTGGTACTAGCACCAGTAACTTCTCTGCTAGAGCAAAAGCCAAATCTGGAGAAGAGTTTATCTTAACTGGTGAAAAGAAAAGTTCATGGCTTGGAAGCAATAGTACCAGTGATGCCAATGCAGAATCCAAGTATAACAAAATTGAAACGAATGAATTGAAGGAACTTGATTGGCAACTTAAAACTACCGTTGCATTCTCTGCGGGTAACCCATGGTCTCAGAATGAGGAACCCGCAAATTCTTCCTCAGACCTGTGGAAAGATTGTTCTGTCAAGACTGTTTTTCCATTCCCCAAGGGGGAGGCATTGACCAGTTATGATGATACTATTACAAATTCGGACAAAAGAGATGGAAAGAAGAAAGCAGGTACAAGTGATCTTAGGGCAGCTATCAAAGAACAGGTGGATGAGGTTGGAAGAACTTTGTTCTTTGGAAAGTCTCAAGAGAGCACAGAGCAGAAGAATTTAAGTGGCTTAGGGTTTTCACTTGTATCTGATATTCCAAAGGAAGAATATCCTAGGCTTCCACCAGTTAAACTCAAGTCGGAGGATAAGCCATCAATCAATTGGCAGGAAACGTTTGAGCGTGATGGGCCAAGTTCAAAGGTCATCAGTGCTGATAATAGCTACCTTATAGGTTCCTATCTCGATGTTCCTGTCGGACAAGAAATCAATTCTTCAG GTGGAAAAAGGATTGCAGGAGGCAGCTGGCTATCTGTAAGTCAGGGAATTGCTGAGGATGCATCTGATCTAGTTTCTGGTTTTGCTACTGTTGGTGATGGATTAAGTGAATCTATTGATTATCAAAATGAGTATTGGGATTCTGATGAAtatgatgacgatgatgatgtTGGATATATGAGACAACCTATTGAGGACGAGGCCTGGTTTCTGGCACATGAAATTGATTACCCAAGTGACAATGAAAAGGGTGCTGGGCATGGGAGCGTTCCAGACCCCCAGGATAGAGTTCCAACCAAAGATGAAGACGATGATCAATCTTTTGCCGAGGAGGATTCTTACTTCTCTGGCGAGCAGATATTTCAAGCAAAAACTGTTGAACCAGTCACAGCATCAGATGATCCTATAGGGTTATCAGTGACAGAAATGTATGGGACGAATAATGGGAGTGATTTAATTTCGCAATATGATGGGCAGTTGATGGATGAAGAAGAACTAAGTTTGATGCGAGCAGAACCTGTCTGGCAGGGGTTTGTCACACAGACAAATGAACTCATCATGATAGGAGATGGGAAGGTTTTGAATGAGTGTGGAAGGCCACAGTTAGATGATATTTGTATGGATGACGATCAACATGGTTCAGTTAGATCGATTGGTGTGGGAATCAACAGTGATGCTGCTGATATTGGAAGTGAAATTCGGGAAAGTTTGGTTGGAGGCAGTAGTGAAGGGGATGTAGAGTACTTCCGTGATCATGACACTGGAGTTGGGGGATCTAGATCTTCTCACCATGTCTCAGACAAGAAATATGTTGATAAACAAAACAGGGACAAGAAGAAACTTAATAAATATGTGGTTGGAAGTGACCAAGACATGCATGCTAAAGGTAGAAGTCATGCAGATGGTGGGTTTTCATTTCCCCCACCACTGAGGAATGAACAGTTGTTGCAGGCAGGCTCTAGTAAATCTTTATGGTCAGACAACTGCAATGCGGTTGTCAGTGAAGAAACAAATGATCACTTGAATGCTTTGACAGGGCCTGATGACACATGGCGGCGGAAAAGCTGTGATTCCTCAACTGTTAAAAGTTCTAGGGatgaaaataatacaaatgCTGTGAGATCAGCAAATTCTAGTCCATCTTCTCTCTCAAATTATGGTTATACAGAACCAGAGCATGCCATGAAAGAAAGAGATgagaagattggtggtgtgagGGAAGAAGATCCTGTGGCATCCTTGGAGGATGAAGAAGCTGCTGCTGTTCAAGAGCAAGTAAGGCAAATCAAGGTTCAGGAGGAGGAATTTGAAACTTTCAACCTTAAGATTGTGCATAGGAAAAACCG AACTGGCTTTGAGGAGGACAAGAACTTCCATGTTGTGTTGAATTCTGTAATTGCTGGTCGTTATCATGTTACTGAGTATCTTGGCTCAGCTGCTTTTAGTAAAGCTATACAAGCACATGATCTGCACACAGGCATGGATGTTTgtgtgaaaattataaaaaacaacaaggaCTTCTTTGATCAAAGTCTTGATGAGATAAAGCTTTTAAAGTATGTCAACAAGCATGATCATGCTGACAAGTACCACATTCTCAGATTGTATGATTATTTCTACTACCGA GAGCATTTGTTAATCGTATGTGAGCTTCTCAAGGCAAACCTATATGAATTCCATAAGTTCAATAGAGAATCAGGAGGGGAGGTATACTTCACAATGCCTAGATTGCAG TCAATTACCACTCAATGTTTGGAGGCACTTCAGTTTTTGCATGGCCTTGGTCTTATACACTGTGATTTAAAACCCGAGAATATATTGGTGAAAAGCTATAGTAGATGTGAGGTGAAAGTCATTGATCTCGGGAGTAGCTGTTTTGAGACAGATCATCTGTGCTCCTATGTTCAATCCAGGTCATATCGTGCACCAGAAGTTATCCTAGGACATCCATATGATAAGAAGATAGATGTTTGGTCACTTGGCTGCATTTTGGCAGAACTTTGCACTGGAAAT TTTGGTTACCCAACTGTGACCCTGGTACCAATTGGCTAA